The following proteins are encoded in a genomic region of Candidatus Babeliales bacterium:
- a CDS encoding type II toxin-antitoxin system RelE/ParE family toxin, producing MIKSFNCKETKKIWDGAYSSKFPTDIQERALRKLRQLDASNTLEDLKNPPGNNLELLRGNRRGQMSIRINQQWRLCFVWKNDGAYNVEIVDYH from the coding sequence ATGATTAAGTCCTTTAATTGCAAAGAAACGAAAAAGATATGGGATGGTGCTTATTCTTCTAAGTTTCCTACTGATATTCAGGAGCGAGCTTTGCGAAAGTTGAGACAATTAGATGCCTCCAATACTCTTGAGGATTTAAAAAATCCACCAGGTAACAATTTAGAACTTCTGAGAGGTAATAGACGAGGTCAGATGAGCATACGGATTAATCAGCAATGGAGACTTTGTTTTGTTTGGAAAAATGATGGAGCATATAACGTTGAAATTGTTGATTATCATTAA
- a CDS encoding HigA family addiction module antitoxin, whose amino-acid sequence MTKKIVHNPHAGEILKFEFLDELSMSQNALAKAIHVPANRIHAIVRGERSITADTDLRLCKFFGLSEGYFLRLQLSYELLDAKRELVKKIAKIKPYSEIIQETSLYQKR is encoded by the coding sequence ATGACTAAAAAAATAGTGCACAATCCTCATGCTGGAGAAATCCTAAAATTTGAATTTCTTGATGAATTAAGCATGAGCCAAAATGCTTTAGCAAAGGCCATTCACGTTCCAGCAAATCGAATCCATGCCATTGTACGAGGAGAGCGAAGTATTACAGCAGACACCGATTTACGACTGTGTAAATTTTTTGGACTGTCCGAAGGATATTTTTTACGGTTACAGTTGTCCTATGAACTTCTTGATGCTAAGCGAGAATTGGTTAAAAAAATCGCCAAAATTAAGCCCTACTCAGAAATAATACAAGAAACTTCTTTATATCAAAAACGGTAG
- a CDS encoding GspE/PulE family protein, translated as MSNKADVIDDQSIVSRVQALLDDAIKHRASDIHLEPTRDELRVRFRIDGILIDQRSFSAQLSSAIIARLKILASLSSTERRIPQDGKFHVMHEGNEIDVRVSTFPCLYGEKMVVRILNRALQTITLESLGFEPTMLTRFKQLLERHSGFFLVTGPTGSGKTTTLYAALSFLHSSERNIVTLEDPVEYSLHGITQAQINVPAGFTFEKGIRSLVRQDPDIIMVGEIRDKITARIAIEAALTGHLVLSTLHTADAPSAIMRLMDMGIEPFLLNAALSGILAQRLVRKLCVDCRTSRAATVEEKKLLKKLGIDSNTVYESSGCAACDNLGYKGRVGIFELLEISPALRALIIANPQFADIYNQALADGMQILQEDGAHKVKEGIISLAEYARVIL; from the coding sequence TTGAGTAATAAGGCAGATGTTATAGATGATCAATCAATTGTTTCCCGCGTGCAGGCGCTGCTTGATGATGCAATTAAACATAGAGCATCTGACATTCATCTTGAGCCAACGCGTGATGAATTACGTGTTCGGTTCCGTATTGATGGTATTTTGATTGATCAAAGATCATTTTCTGCTCAGCTGAGTTCAGCAATCATTGCTCGTTTAAAAATTTTAGCCTCTCTCAGTAGTACCGAGCGTAGAATTCCACAAGACGGTAAATTTCACGTAATGCATGAAGGCAACGAAATTGATGTGCGAGTTTCTACGTTTCCGTGTTTGTATGGCGAAAAAATGGTTGTTCGTATTTTGAATCGCGCATTGCAAACAATTACGCTAGAAAGTCTTGGTTTTGAACCTACTATGCTCACAAGATTTAAACAATTATTGGAACGGCATAGTGGTTTTTTTTTGGTCACTGGGCCAACTGGGTCTGGTAAAACAACAACGCTCTATGCAGCCCTTTCTTTTCTACACAGTTCCGAACGTAATATTGTCACGTTAGAAGATCCTGTTGAATATTCCTTACATGGCATAACACAAGCACAAATAAACGTTCCTGCAGGGTTTACGTTTGAAAAAGGGATACGTTCTCTTGTTCGTCAAGATCCTGATATTATCATGGTGGGAGAAATTAGAGACAAAATTACCGCACGCATTGCCATTGAAGCAGCGCTGACGGGGCACCTTGTACTCAGTACACTGCACACTGCTGATGCACCAAGTGCAATCATGCGTCTTATGGATATGGGAATTGAACCATTCCTACTCAATGCAGCACTATCTGGCATTTTAGCGCAGCGCTTGGTGCGAAAATTATGCGTTGATTGTCGTACAAGTCGTGCTGCAACAGTGGAAGAAAAAAAACTTTTAAAAAAACTTGGTATAGATAGCAATACGGTATACGAATCTTCTGGATGTGCAGCGTGCGATAATCTTGGCTACAAGGGTAGAGTTGGTATATTTGAATTGCTAGAAATTTCACCAGCGCTACGTGCTTTGATTATAGCTAATCCACAATTTGCTGATATATATAACCAAGCTCTTGCCGATGGCATGCAGATACTACAAGAAGATGGCGCGCATAAAGTTAAAGAAGGTATTATTTCTTTAGCTGAATATGCGCGCGTTATTTTGTAA
- a CDS encoding FUN14 domain-containing protein, with translation MVLETWGKTERKDFMLTEGQVPQIDIQVQQPGLIESLKNAVQPETIANKLGMDKNTLVDIGICGAIGFITGFLIKKYSEYFIALVLLIVGLVVLQQFEYVAVSFNVSKIHEMLGLQSMPAVGDGYGALLLEWTKSNIPGTASLVVGFLVGLKVG, from the coding sequence GTGGTGTTAGAAACATGGGGTAAAACAGAAAGGAAGGATTTTATGCTTACTGAAGGACAAGTTCCACAAATTGATATTCAAGTTCAACAACCAGGACTTATTGAATCACTGAAGAATGCGGTACAGCCAGAAACAATAGCCAATAAGCTCGGTATGGATAAAAACACCCTGGTTGATATTGGTATTTGTGGGGCAATTGGTTTTATTACAGGGTTTCTCATCAAAAAATACAGTGAATACTTTATAGCATTAGTTCTTTTGATTGTAGGGCTTGTTGTGTTGCAGCAGTTTGAGTATGTTGCAGTTTCTTTTAATGTTTCAAAAATACATGAAATGCTTGGTTTGCAATCTATGCCTGCGGTAGGGGATGGATATGGTGCACTCTTATTAGAGTGGACAAAATCCAATATTCCAGGAACAGCAAGTTTAGTGGTAGGTTTTCTTGTTGGATTGAAAGTTGGATAA
- a CDS encoding HU family DNA-binding protein, translating into MNKAKLIESMAKSTKQSKAACKEMLEAFLSSVSGALKQGKQVVLTGFGTFSVMKRKSRVGINPVTRQKMTIAAKKVPKFKPGKALKAMIK; encoded by the coding sequence ATGAACAAGGCAAAGTTAATCGAATCAATGGCTAAATCAACTAAGCAGTCAAAAGCAGCATGTAAAGAAATGCTAGAAGCATTTCTTTCTTCTGTTAGTGGTGCGTTGAAACAAGGAAAACAGGTAGTTCTCACAGGATTTGGTACTTTTTCAGTAATGAAAAGAAAAAGTCGTGTTGGAATTAACCCCGTGACTCGTCAAAAAATGACAATTGCTGCGAAAAAAGTTCCAAAGTTCAAACCAGGCAAAGCGTTGAAAGCTATGATTAAATAA